The Gossypium arboreum isolate Shixiya-1 chromosome 6, ASM2569848v2, whole genome shotgun sequence DNA window ctaaaatagaaaatttattattttggtcttttaaattttaaaattttaaattaataaaaattaaattaaattttactcctctaaaaataataaaattttaatttaatcttttaaaattataaaaatataaaaatttaatttccaTCCTTAAAATTTTTTCGTGAATTCTACTCTTAAAAGcactatatatttttttattgattATGATGTTGACAAATTGGCATTCTTTTTATGCGGGACCCTCAATTTCATCATGAAACCTTTAATTTAGTTTGAAGTGTCAAATTATTGCATGAAAAATaactaatatataaaataataataataacgcaTCAATTAAATCTTTTGACTAACTATTTCTTTCATTGATCGTGTTTTTAATAGTCACTcagtagcaaaataaaataaaattaaaaattataaatatgtaaatatataaaaatttaaaatttaaaattattagaagtttaaaaatataaaaaaaatttaacgattaaaaattaatgaaattataaaaatttgaaactcataaattttagaaaaatattataaaaatatttttataaaagttatTAAAACTTATTATAATTACAGAAAAATATAATTACTATACTAATAATTGCATTTTTTAGTTATTATGTAATGTTGAAACACACccttaaaagtttttattttaaagtttttcttaattgttaatatttttaatacttttaaaaatacttttacatttttttccattttattttaaaataattcttaatatcctttttgaaaaattaccattttcttacaatttatttttgaattttttaagtttttaaattttatatatttttttaatatagatTATCAGGTTAATATCGGAACATTTAATTAAACATCTACATTAATGGTCAATAACAAAATTCATTAATCAAATAGCTTAATTAATGCATTTTAATGATTAAtggattaattatatatatttggtgtaaGGGTTAAgtgatatatatttttaaaaccgtATAGAGGTTTTTTGTATCATTCATATTTGCATAATTgattaacatataaaaattatacaaattatCCCTCCTCTTGTATCaaagtattatataaatataaaatcacCTAAACACAGTTACATATATATAAGATTTGATtactttttataaaataaattctaTAAGTTGAATACTCatgatgatttatttattttaacccaAAATGTTAACTTTGTTTTCAGTCAAAATAAATTGACACTTcatttaaaataactttttttatatttcattttctttatttatttacgtttttttctatttctatttctttcCTCTCCTTTATTTCTTCTTTTCCCATAAACAacctattatattttataatcccTTCACCTCCATAATTTTCTCTTGGAACCAACCTCTCAATTACATTTGATTTCTTAGAGAAAAGAATGGATAATAGAATAAAAGAGAGAAGAAAGGTGATTTGTCAACTTGTTTTTGGTTAAGAAAAGTGTTTTTTTAATGGAAGTAACATTTTGGGCTAAAGCAGGTAACAGAATAATattttagataaaaataaaagtttaagTATCAACTTGAAAAATTGATAtagtttaattaccaaattattaattaaaccaaaaaaataataataaattgacCAATTTCATGCCTCTCACGAAGTCGCAAGTGATGGCGGAAATAGAAGGAAGAAATGGAAGAGGAAAATAATGTGACAAAGGTCGTTGTCAACACGTGGGAAGAAATTGACACGTGAAGATGTTGAATTATGAGGACCCaccttacttttttttttaatttaaaaaatttggcCCACTTTGATTTGCGAAGATCGGAATGCTTATATTAACCCGTGAATGATGAATGGAATCCTTACATTCCATCAACTGGGATACCGCCAGGCCTCACCCCTCTCTTTGATAATTGCGTACTTAATGTAAATAAAAGAAGTTATTAAATTAGGTTTTATAAAAGGTGTTAGTTTTGCTGATAGCATAGGGATGACCAGAAAGGTGAAATTATATTAGTAAAGGGAAATTATAGTGAGTTGAGTGAAGGGAACTGGACATTACAGTTTGCAGGTGGGGAAAGGGAAGAGAAAGGACAGGTCAGGCATGTGAGTAGTCAACTCACTCATCCTCTCATTGCCACCTATTTATATAATATGTCTGCCCACTGTGGTTGCTGCCTGTGTTTCATTATTTGGGTGAAGGGGGTCCCCGTTCCCCCTTAATTTCATAGCCTTTTTGCTTTCATTTGCTTCACAAAAGTGAATAcccacatgcatgcatatattatCAATCATCTTCACCTCTCTTTCTATGCTTTCTTTAAATACCTAAGCCGAGAAAATAATTACAATGAAGCAAGAATCAAACCCCATATCCCTATGGACCCCCCCTCTCTCTCCCTGCTTCTACCAAACACATACAAGGCATAGCACATTCACGTGTGACTATCATATACCTGCCTGCCACTGCCACTGCCACTGCCACTGCCATATATTCAACTACTTAACTTACATTAGGTTTTTTCAACTTTCTATTTAGATACTGAATTGTTTTAACTGTGTGGGTGTGACCAAATAACAGCTGCGATTTGTTCTTTACTTTGCAGAAGGATTTGGGTGTTTAATTGCCTATCCAATGACCCATTCAATTATTTTGAAACTGAATGTGAGGTACCCCTCACCCTTTCGCAACAACATACATAAATTCACAATCATACACTTGCATGCCAGTTCCacacacattatgaattccaACACCCAAATATCACTTAACATTTATAACtgatttgattactagtgtaataatacaagaaaaaaaattatttcttacttatgttttataataattaaaataaaataaaaataattaataaaaatttaaacttaaaactaaaaagataaaaatataatcTCTAGCAAAATATAAGACCTTTtcgaaataagaaaaaaatcccTTTCTCTTTCtcaaaacaaattaaattaagtaaaagtattaattttctttttacaagtatatactaaattaaattattttcttttcattgaAGGAAATGATAATGGAGAGATGTTGCAAATTTCATTATTGCTTTATATTTGTATGTTTTGCATCAGTATTTGCTCCACTCTATAATAAATGTAAATTTTGAAACTTTTTATCTTGAATGTATGTGTCTCaactttgttttaatttaattttttagttatttataatattttaatatttttaaaggtattaaatatttaaacataaaacatatgtttatttataataattttttatccttttaaaatttaccattaagagtaaaatgataatttcatataATAAGTGAGGCAACACGTGCAATTATTATAATGTATTTATACTTATTGTCTCTGAAAAATCCACCCTATTCTTCTGTGcctccaattttttttaaaaatttaatttaatcaaaatagAAATGGTTTAAAGTTTATTATTTACATTCAAAGCATAATCAAAGGGTATGCCTTAGGCCTTTAGTTAATGGCATTACTATATTTTTAATCCCTTTTAAATGTTAGtagtttgattttatttttaaaacttctgttaaataaaaatatattttaatcctCTTTAaagccaaaaataaataaattcaatccatttcaataTAAAATCTTAGCTtgattaagttttattttaaaaaaatcttgaTATCTAATAACACAATTTCTAACTTAATTTCTACATATGGTAAGTAGTATGGCATAAGTGgtcacattattatttttattgaaattggTACATACTGGTATGAGTTTATTTTGATGTGTCATTTTAAATTTATCagtgtttttaaaaatatttaatatataaaatatttaaatatattaaattaatcaaattaaataattttaaatataaaaatattaattgattatataaaatattaattaataaatttcataaataaaattttatcatttaacaagTGTAAagtaaacaaacaaaaaaaaattcccacaaattaaaagaaaaaattgcccacaatattattttttaaaaatctacAATAAAATCGttctatattaaatatataaaatgaaaatttaatataaaaaaaagcACATAAAGTTGTGTTAACgaagttttagaattttttatatatattttatataaattctttactttttcattatttattaattttctaCTATCATTTTTAAagctaatttttaaatttgaataataaaaattttataggtaaaaataattttatttattttgaacatTATTCACTGATGCAATCGATACGGTTCAAAATTTAGATCGAAAAAAATAATTATTCTGATATATTACTAAAATAATGCAACCGAAACCGAATACATTGCTACTACTTGCATTACCCAATTTAAAgatagattgagaaaaatgatTCCTAAATAGCTACGAACAGATTCTCCTGAAGTAAAATTTTATAGAAAATAGTTTGGTGAAATGCATTGAAAGGTAAAAAAGATAGAATTtcaaaaaataaccaaattactcTGGATTTACAGCAAGATCTTAGTTACTATTACCCTGCCCCTACTATGAAGATGACATATGATTATCCCACGCTGGCACGGCTTGCCAAGCCGAAGCCGCGATGAGAGGGCGGCTATGCCAACCAAGACTCAAACACCCTTCATTTTCTTCCACTGAATACCCTTCCGCCGAGAACAATGTGAGTAACATGCTAGCCTGTTTAAACGCGTTGGACCCCAAATGCAATGCCCTAAACCCGGCTCCACTCAGCCGTCTCCTCCATTTAGCCAATGGCTCGTGCCTTTCTACTCGAGCCGACCCTTCACAGCTCACTACGTTCCCTATTTCCCTCTGAATGTATATCTCGGCTAAAGCTTTTTCCGGCTGAACCCTGCAAGCTTCTAAAGAATCGAACATCGTTGAATAATAATAAAGAGCTTCTGTGAACCGGTCCAGAAAACCTGGTTGATTGTGGTTTGCTTCTTGTTCCACCACTGTCATAATTTTCGGGTTTAAGCCCCGGATCCAGCTCAGCACGGTGTCGATAGGAGAATTCCGGGTCTGTTCAGATCCGAGTAAACGGTGAAGCTGCATGATGGAGTTAACTGCCACCGCTTCTTTTGGATTCACCTGAAGCATCCAAGGCTTAACGTCTTCCAGCCTGGAAGCCGCGACTCCACGGAAGGCAAAGCGGACGTTGACGGACCGAGCCAACTCGGCGAGTCGTAAACCGATCTCGCGAAGTGAGTCACGGCCATCTGGTGATGGCGGTCCAATGCCAGTCAAACGGAGCAAAGGAGGTCCGCCAGGACGTAAAGCCAGGGCTTGTATCAAAGCTGGCCATTGTAGGCCGTGCATCAAATTGAAATCCACCACGTGTACGCAATCGTGACCGTCGAAAGCTTCGAGGATCGCCTGATTGGCCGTGAAGTGAGCGAATTTCAAGTATGGACAAGCTTCGTAAAAATGATGATGCAAAATCTCGTTCTCAAAAGCCGAGCCACCGTTGACAGAGCCACCGCCCATTCCTTGGAAAATACGGCGGCTTAAAGCGTCGATAAAATGTCCAGCAACTTTACCGATACCGCAAACGGTGTTGACATGAGTCAGTAACCCTTGCATGTCGCCGATCAATGAAGTAGCCAATGAGAGGTCTCCACTTTGGACGCACTCAGCACAAGTCATCAACATGTGGACCAGCCTTATACccgaatcttcttccatggccgTGACAACCGTCAACTGATTATCCAAACTCTGTTGCTCGTCATAAGTAATATTCTGGTGCACCTGCGGTGTATGAGGTTCGGCGGTGGTCCACGCGCTGTTTACCACCGTTTGATTGTTTACGGGATCCACGATGAAGTCGGAGGAGCAAGTGGGAGGAGGCTCAGCGAACTCAGTTAGCAGCGAGTCGACCCAGCAGACCAGATCAGAAGGGTTATAGAGTATAGCATCAGAGGCAAGTTGAGAGAAATCTGCAGGCGAATTACCCATGGCGGTTTCGAGTCGTTC harbors:
- the LOC108454266 gene encoding protein SLENDER RICE1-LIKE 1-like; its protein translation is MLRYDSTSSSAGSSSGSLSSSSSSSKPPQQDIDGLLAGAGYKVRSSELRQVAQRLERLETAMGNSPADFSQLASDAILYNPSDLVCWVDSLLTEFAEPPPTCSSDFIVDPVNNQTVVNSAWTTAEPHTPQVHQNITYDEQQSLDNQLTVVTAMEEDSGIRLVHMLMTCAECVQSGDLSLATSLIGDMQGLLTHVNTVCGIGKVAGHFIDALSRRIFQGMGGGSVNGGSAFENEILHHHFYEACPYLKFAHFTANQAILEAFDGHDCVHVVDFNLMHGLQWPALIQALALRPGGPPLLRLTGIGPPSPDGRDSLREIGLRLAELARSVNVRFAFRGVAASRLEDVKPWMLQVNPKEAVAVNSIMQLHRLLGSEQTRNSPIDTVLSWIRGLNPKIMTVVEQEANHNQPGFLDRFTEALYYYSTMFDSLEACRVQPEKALAEIYIQREIGNVVSCEGSARVERHEPLAKWRRRLSGAGFRALHLGSNAFKQASMLLTLFSAEGYSVEENEGCLSLGWHSRPLIAASAWQAVPAWDNHMSSS